Proteins from a genomic interval of Streptomyces sp. NBC_01445:
- a CDS encoding sodium:solute symporter family protein: protein MNTTMAITLIGMVSIAVVGVSGRRPRGGELGEWTVGKRKFSTFTTWFLQAGEAFTTFSFLGLAGIAFGGGVAAAFALCYLAINFVLQYFTAPRMRELGRRGGYLTQADFFTDRYRSPLLGKVVAVVGAVFLLPYLQLQITGLGMIVQLATGSRTGGNLSMVLATVLTVGFVLWSGIRGIARVAYLKDALMIIGLVVLFIGVTVSVKGGIGGLFETVRDSHPQLLTLNQEGYDATFFVTAVIISGIGGGLGTMAHLWPPVLAAGSGRALRKNAVWLPLYQIALGIPVIVGFAGILLVKPGSPANSVALTLAGQTLPGWLVGVVAVAAASAAMVPSAAIVVGISSLLSRNLLSARNERTQLRTNHLCVVAAAALALVLGLTRPGLLSDLLLLTYGGLTQLAPAIVMGLAKKVRLDAVPALLGILTGVGVLIWLTFGSVDVGTVDTGLIALAPNLVVTAVAQLVVRSRSLAAVPAEAN from the coding sequence ATGAACACCACCATGGCCATCACTCTCATCGGCATGGTCTCCATCGCCGTCGTCGGCGTGAGCGGGCGCAGACCGCGCGGCGGGGAACTCGGCGAATGGACCGTGGGGAAACGCAAGTTCTCCACCTTCACCACCTGGTTCCTCCAGGCGGGCGAGGCCTTCACCACCTTCAGCTTCCTCGGCCTCGCGGGCATCGCCTTCGGCGGGGGTGTCGCCGCGGCCTTCGCCCTGTGCTACCTCGCGATCAACTTCGTCCTCCAGTACTTCACCGCGCCCCGCATGCGTGAACTCGGGCGCAGGGGCGGCTACTTGACGCAGGCGGACTTCTTCACCGACCGCTACCGCAGCCCCCTGCTCGGCAAGGTCGTCGCCGTCGTCGGAGCGGTCTTCCTGCTGCCGTACCTCCAGCTCCAGATCACCGGGCTCGGCATGATCGTCCAGCTCGCCACCGGCAGCCGCACCGGCGGCAACCTCAGCATGGTTCTGGCGACCGTCCTCACCGTCGGCTTCGTCCTGTGGTCCGGCATCCGCGGCATCGCCCGCGTCGCCTACCTCAAGGACGCGCTGATGATCATCGGGCTCGTGGTCCTGTTCATCGGCGTCACGGTCTCCGTGAAGGGGGGCATCGGCGGCCTCTTCGAGACCGTACGGGACAGCCACCCACAGCTCCTGACGCTCAATCAGGAAGGCTATGACGCCACCTTCTTCGTCACGGCCGTCATCATCTCCGGCATCGGCGGCGGACTCGGCACCATGGCCCATCTGTGGCCGCCGGTCCTGGCCGCCGGCAGCGGGCGTGCCCTGCGCAAGAACGCGGTCTGGCTGCCGCTCTACCAGATAGCCCTCGGTATCCCGGTGATCGTCGGCTTCGCCGGAATCCTGCTGGTGAAGCCGGGATCGCCCGCGAACTCCGTCGCCCTCACCCTCGCCGGCCAGACCCTGCCCGGCTGGCTCGTCGGCGTCGTCGCGGTCGCCGCGGCCTCGGCCGCCATGGTCCCCTCGGCGGCCATCGTCGTGGGCATCTCCAGCCTGCTGTCCCGCAATCTGCTGAGCGCGCGCAACGAACGTACGCAGCTGCGCACCAACCACCTCTGCGTGGTCGCGGCCGCCGCGCTCGCCCTGGTGCTCGGCCTGACCAGGCCCGGACTCCTGTCCGACCTGCTGCTGCTCACCTACGGAGGCCTCACCCAGCTCGCCCCGGCGATCGTCATGGGGCTGGCGAAGAAGGTGCGTCTGGATGCCGTGCCCGCACTGCTCGGCATCCTGACCGGCGTCGGCGTCCTGATCTGGCTCACCTTCGGGAGCGTGGACGTCGGCACGGTCGACACCGGGCTCATCGCGCTCGCCCCGAACCTGGTGGTGACGGCGGTCGCCCAACTCGTGGTGCGGTCCCGCTCCCTGGCCGCCGTACCGGCCGAGGCCAACTGA
- the ychF gene encoding redox-regulated ATPase YchF, with amino-acid sequence MSLTIGIVGLPNVGKSTLFNALTKNDVLAANYPFATIEPNVGVVGVPDPRLAKLAEVFSSQKILPATVDFVDIAGIVRGASEGEGLGNKFLANIRESDAICQVIRAFKDENVVHVDGKVSPKDDIETINTELILADLQSVEKQVPRLQKESRLQKEKVAVLAAVEEAQKILESGTTLFAAGITAGTEKGRLLHELHLLTTKPFLYVFNVDEDELVDEDFKNEQRALVAPAEAIFLNAKIESELIELDDDEALELLQSMGQEEPGLATLGRVGFDTLGLQTYLTAGPKETRAWTIKKGATAPEAAGVIHTDFQKGFIKAEVISFDDLMETGSVAEARAKGKARMEGKDYVMQDGDVVEFRFNV; translated from the coding sequence GTGTCGCTCACGATCGGAATCGTCGGCCTGCCGAATGTCGGCAAGTCGACCCTTTTCAACGCCCTGACCAAGAACGACGTGCTGGCGGCCAACTACCCGTTCGCCACGATCGAGCCGAACGTGGGCGTGGTCGGTGTCCCCGACCCCCGCCTCGCCAAGCTCGCCGAGGTCTTCAGCTCCCAGAAGATCCTCCCGGCGACGGTCGACTTCGTCGACATCGCGGGCATCGTGCGCGGCGCCTCCGAGGGTGAGGGCCTGGGCAACAAGTTCCTCGCGAACATCCGCGAGTCGGACGCGATCTGCCAGGTCATCCGCGCCTTCAAGGACGAGAACGTCGTGCACGTCGACGGCAAGGTCTCGCCCAAGGACGACATCGAGACGATCAACACCGAGCTGATCCTCGCGGACCTCCAGTCCGTCGAGAAGCAGGTCCCGCGCCTCCAGAAGGAGTCCCGCCTCCAGAAGGAGAAGGTCGCGGTGCTCGCCGCGGTCGAGGAGGCGCAGAAGATCCTCGAGTCCGGCACGACGCTCTTCGCCGCGGGCATCACCGCCGGCACGGAGAAGGGCCGCCTGCTCCACGAGCTGCACCTCCTCACCACCAAGCCCTTCCTCTACGTGTTCAACGTGGACGAGGACGAGCTGGTCGACGAGGACTTCAAGAACGAGCAGCGCGCCCTGGTCGCCCCCGCCGAGGCGATCTTCCTCAACGCCAAGATCGAGTCCGAGCTGATCGAGCTCGACGACGACGAGGCGCTCGAACTCCTCCAGTCGATGGGCCAGGAAGAGCCCGGCCTGGCCACGCTCGGCCGCGTCGGCTTCGACACCCTCGGCCTCCAGACGTACCTGACGGCAGGCCCGAAGGAAACGCGCGCCTGGACCATCAAGAAGGGCGCCACGGCCCCCGAGGCAGCCGGCGTGATCCACACCGACTTCCAGAAGGGCTTCATCAAGGCGGAGGTCATCTCCTTCGACGACCTGATGGAAACGGGCTCGGTCGCGGAGGCCCGCGCCAAGGGCAAGGCCCGCATGGAGGGCAAGGACTATGTGATGCAGGACGGCGACGTGGTGGAGTTCCGCTTCAACGTCTGA
- a CDS encoding DUF6542 domain-containing protein: MDQPSRTPPRAPQNRTRRTPPLPPQAQGGSDGRNGPSGSRSGTVYRASGKGGSKAPRPVPPLVLALRRFPDPRLTGLGSGLFCTAAMFALACLDALLFGGSIVVYGVLFLLVSALTAMWVRRADLVAAPVAVPIGFAVGILPVADGSGGFGGQVMGLVTALAMHAGWLYGGTLVAGLVVTVRGIRHMARRAARRRALAQARAGSPGTPAQQVTSAPRPRRRTA; encoded by the coding sequence GTGGATCAACCCAGTCGCACTCCGCCGCGCGCCCCGCAGAACCGGACCCGCCGCACGCCCCCGCTCCCCCCGCAGGCGCAGGGCGGCAGCGACGGACGCAACGGGCCCTCCGGGTCCCGTTCCGGAACCGTGTACCGGGCTTCGGGCAAGGGCGGCAGCAAGGCGCCGCGCCCCGTGCCGCCGCTCGTCCTCGCGCTGCGCCGCTTCCCCGATCCGCGCCTCACCGGCCTGGGCAGCGGGCTGTTCTGCACGGCCGCGATGTTCGCACTCGCCTGCCTGGACGCACTGCTGTTCGGCGGCTCGATCGTCGTGTACGGGGTGCTGTTCCTGCTGGTGAGCGCGCTCACCGCGATGTGGGTGCGGCGCGCCGACCTGGTGGCCGCGCCCGTCGCCGTGCCGATCGGCTTCGCCGTCGGGATCCTGCCGGTGGCCGACGGCTCGGGCGGGTTCGGCGGACAGGTGATGGGGCTGGTGACGGCCCTGGCGATGCACGCGGGCTGGCTCTACGGCGGCACGCTCGTCGCCGGGCTCGTCGTGACCGTGCGCGGCATCCGCCACATGGCCCGTCGCGCGGCCCGCCGCCGAGCCCTCGCCCAGGCCCGCGCCGGCTCCCCCGGCACGCCGGCACAACAGGTGACCTCGGCCCCGCGCCCCCGGCGGCGAACGGCCTGA
- a CDS encoding amidase encodes MPASTGPADSAPVPDELCALDAVDLAARVRRGELSAREVVRAHLDRIERLNPAVNAIVTLDPEGALAAAAAADERQARGEELGPLHGLPIAFKDTHLTRGMRTTHGSPLFADHVPDEDELLVRRVQDAGAIRIGKTNVPEFAAGSHTFNPVFGATRNPYDTKRSAGGSSGGAAAALAAGFQPLADGSDMGGSLRNPASFCNVVGLRPTPGRVPSHPAGNLWETLAVAGPMGRTVADTALLLSVMAGPDPRVPISLEGPGAVFRAPLGRDAAGLRVAFAPDLGGRVAVDRDVRDVFERQAKVFEDLGCVVTEDCPDLDGAEDVFRTLRAQEFNQGLGALLDSDRASLKDSLVWNIEEGRRLTGADLARATAEHARIHLAAVGFFERYDVLVAPVSQVTPFDVEAEYPTVIDGQSQHTYLDWMRSAYFISVLGAPALSVPAGFSAAGLPVGLQIVGPPRAERTVLEVGAAYEAATGHGRRRPSLP; translated from the coding sequence ATGCCCGCTTCCACCGGCCCCGCCGACTCCGCTCCCGTCCCGGACGAACTCTGCGCCCTCGACGCCGTCGACCTCGCGGCGCGTGTCCGTCGTGGTGAGCTGTCGGCCCGTGAGGTCGTCCGGGCCCACCTCGACCGCATCGAACGCCTCAACCCCGCCGTCAACGCGATCGTCACCCTCGACCCCGAGGGCGCTCTCGCCGCGGCCGCCGCCGCCGACGAGCGTCAGGCGCGCGGCGAGGAGCTCGGGCCGCTGCACGGCCTGCCCATCGCGTTCAAGGACACCCACCTCACCCGCGGCATGCGCACCACGCACGGCTCGCCCCTCTTCGCCGACCACGTCCCCGACGAGGACGAGCTGCTCGTGCGGCGCGTCCAGGACGCGGGCGCCATCCGCATCGGGAAGACCAACGTCCCTGAGTTCGCGGCCGGTTCGCACACGTTCAACCCCGTGTTCGGTGCGACCAGGAACCCGTACGACACGAAGCGGTCGGCGGGCGGCAGCAGCGGCGGGGCCGCGGCCGCGCTGGCCGCCGGGTTCCAGCCGCTGGCCGACGGCAGCGACATGGGCGGCTCCCTGCGCAACCCGGCGTCGTTCTGCAACGTCGTCGGCCTGCGCCCCACCCCCGGCCGCGTCCCCTCGCACCCGGCCGGCAACCTGTGGGAGACCCTCGCCGTCGCCGGGCCCATGGGGCGCACCGTCGCCGACACCGCGCTGCTGCTGTCCGTCATGGCGGGGCCCGACCCGCGCGTCCCGATCTCCCTGGAGGGGCCGGGCGCCGTCTTCCGCGCGCCGCTCGGGCGGGACGCGGCCGGGCTGCGCGTGGCGTTCGCGCCCGACCTCGGCGGGCGGGTCGCCGTCGACCGCGACGTGCGCGACGTCTTCGAGCGGCAGGCCAAGGTCTTCGAGGACCTCGGCTGCGTCGTCACCGAGGACTGCCCCGACCTGGACGGCGCCGAGGACGTCTTCCGCACGCTGCGGGCCCAGGAGTTCAACCAGGGCCTCGGCGCGCTCCTCGACAGCGACCGAGCCTCCCTCAAGGACAGCCTCGTCTGGAACATCGAGGAGGGGCGGCGCCTGACCGGCGCCGACCTCGCCCGCGCCACCGCCGAGCACGCCCGCATCCACCTCGCGGCCGTCGGCTTCTTCGAGCGCTACGACGTCCTGGTCGCGCCCGTCAGCCAGGTCACCCCCTTCGACGTCGAGGCGGAGTACCCGACCGTCATCGACGGGCAGTCGCAGCACACCTATCTCGACTGGATGCGCTCGGCGTACTTCATCTCGGTCCTGGGCGCACCCGCCCTCTCCGTACCGGCCGGCTTCTCGGCTGCCGGGCTCCCCGTCGGCCTTCAGATCGTCGGCCCGCCCCGCGCCGAGCGGACCGTGCTCGAGGTCGGCGCCGCCTACGAGGCCGCCACCGGACACGGACGCCGCCGGCCCTCCCTCCCGTAG
- a CDS encoding 4-hydroxy-3-methylbut-2-enyl diphosphate reductase: protein MTATTGPRRVLLAAPRGYCAGVDRAVIAVEKALEQYGAPIYVRHEIVHNKYVVQTLERKGAIFVEQTQEVPEGSIVMFSAHGVAPVVHDEAAAGKLATIDATCPLVTKVHKEAVRFAKEDYDILLIGHEGHEEVIGTSGEAPDHITLVDGPEDVANVEVRDESKVVWLSQTTLSVDETMETVDALKAKFPNLLSPPSDDICYATQNRQIAVKKLAEDAELVIVVGSKNSSNSIRMVEVALDAGAPAAHLVDFAAEIDESWLEGVTTVGLTSGASVPDVLVDGVLEWLAERGYADVETVKTAEESITFSLPKELRRDLRAEAAALTGDGSSEK, encoded by the coding sequence ATGACTGCTACGACTGGCCCCCGCCGCGTCCTGCTCGCCGCCCCCCGGGGCTACTGCGCCGGTGTGGACCGTGCCGTGATCGCCGTCGAGAAGGCCCTTGAGCAGTACGGGGCCCCGATCTATGTCCGCCACGAGATCGTCCACAACAAGTACGTCGTGCAGACCCTGGAGCGGAAGGGCGCCATCTTCGTCGAGCAGACCCAGGAGGTCCCCGAGGGCTCCATCGTGATGTTCTCGGCGCACGGCGTCGCGCCCGTCGTCCACGACGAGGCCGCGGCCGGCAAGCTCGCCACCATCGACGCGACCTGCCCGCTCGTCACCAAGGTCCACAAGGAAGCCGTCCGCTTCGCGAAGGAGGACTACGACATCCTCCTGATCGGCCACGAGGGACACGAAGAGGTCATCGGCACCTCGGGCGAGGCCCCCGACCACATCACGCTGGTCGACGGCCCCGAGGACGTGGCGAACGTGGAGGTGCGGGACGAGTCGAAGGTCGTCTGGCTCTCCCAGACCACGCTCTCCGTGGACGAGACCATGGAGACGGTCGACGCCCTCAAGGCCAAGTTCCCGAACCTGCTCTCGCCGCCCAGCGACGACATCTGTTACGCCACGCAGAACCGCCAGATCGCGGTGAAGAAGCTGGCGGAGGACGCCGAGCTCGTCATCGTCGTCGGCTCCAAGAACTCCTCGAACTCGATCCGCATGGTCGAGGTCGCCCTGGACGCCGGCGCGCCCGCCGCCCACCTGGTGGACTTCGCCGCCGAGATCGACGAGTCCTGGCTCGAGGGCGTCACCACGGTCGGCCTCACCTCCGGCGCCTCGGTCCCCGACGTGCTGGTGGACGGCGTACTGGAGTGGCTGGCCGAGCGAGGTTACGCCGACGTGGAGACCGTGAAGACCGCCGAGGAGTCCATCACCTTCTCGCTGCCGAAGGAACTCCGCCGTGACCTGCGCGCGGAGGCCGCCGCCCTCACGGGAGACGGCTCTTCCGAGAAGTGA
- the ppgK gene encoding polyphosphate--glucose phosphotransferase produces the protein MQIFGVDIGGSGIKGAPVDLDRGDLAQERFKVLTPHPATPDGVADGVKQVVEHFGTRPDRVGITFPGVVTGGATIRTAANVDKSWIDVDARALLGERLGGLPVTVLNDADAAGVAEMHFGAGRGRKGVVLLLTFGTGIGSALFLDGQLVPNTELGHLELHGHDAEKHASTKAKEDHDLSWEHWAHRVQKYLAHVEMLFSPELFIIGGGVSRKADKFLPLIKGIKAEIVPAQLQNNAGIVGAAMAAAQQK, from the coding sequence ATGCAGATCTTCGGCGTGGACATCGGCGGATCAGGGATCAAGGGCGCACCCGTTGACCTGGACCGCGGAGACCTGGCACAGGAGCGGTTCAAGGTCCTCACCCCGCACCCGGCCACGCCCGACGGCGTGGCCGACGGGGTGAAACAGGTCGTGGAGCACTTCGGCACCCGGCCCGACCGGGTCGGCATCACCTTCCCCGGCGTCGTCACGGGCGGCGCCACGATCCGTACGGCCGCCAATGTCGACAAGTCGTGGATCGACGTCGACGCCCGCGCCCTCCTCGGCGAGCGGCTCGGCGGGCTCCCCGTGACGGTCCTGAACGACGCGGACGCGGCGGGCGTCGCCGAGATGCACTTCGGCGCGGGCCGCGGTCGCAAGGGCGTGGTCCTGCTCCTCACCTTCGGCACCGGCATCGGCAGCGCCCTGTTCCTCGACGGTCAGCTCGTCCCGAACACCGAGCTCGGCCATCTGGAGCTGCACGGCCACGACGCCGAGAAGCACGCCTCGACGAAGGCGAAGGAAGACCACGACCTGAGCTGGGAGCACTGGGCGCACCGCGTCCAGAAGTACCTGGCGCACGTCGAGATGCTGTTCTCGCCCGAACTCTTCATCATCGGCGGCGGCGTCAGCCGCAAGGCCGACAAATTCCTGCCCCTGATCAAGGGCATCAAGGCGGAGATCGTCCCGGCGCAGCTGCAGAACAATGCGGGGATCGTGGGAGCGGCCATGGCGGCGGCGCAGCAGAAGTAG
- a CDS encoding DEAD/DEAH box helicase, which yields MGRRERGVVGGGVWLEGAARGVVGDHARAVEAVRGALQPIHEAEAAQALGAISVARLKDVTEGRLRLGEVERSGLSSVLQVLEAGTYRLRQIPGVGEQTANQLVAAARQISDAVRETVAVHIDVDRPEPRTTALVTALHVLVEAGPEARRAVETAAALAERLGPLLADARPAAGRLRMLLVGKAKRARALEAVAEIRELTEEAVRAGHPELLAQASVDLLRGSSDDVAAWVDFELRSAEYYSLLAEISGHAPDTAASEGFLPDEVAERVRGQALDDTRRRVSLRGYQAFGARFALAQRKVLLGDEMGLGKTIQAIAALAHLAAEGRSHFMVVCPASVLINWTREIESRSKLRVLPLHGPDRQDAYADWKGRGGVGVTTFDALRRFPVPGGGELGMLVVDEAHYVKNPQTRRSRTVAEWAERCERVLFMSGTPMENRVAEFRNLVQILRPDLADVVGDRDAVAGSKAFRKAVAPVYLRRNQQDVLTELPALQHTDEWEELSASDEEAYREAVRAGNFMAMRRAAYARPESSAKLNRLREIVEDAAENGLKVVVFSTFRDVLTVVKDALDGAALFGPISGSVPPARRQQLVDEFAAVSGHAVLLAQIEAGGVGLNMQAATVVIICEPQVKPTVEHQAVARAHRMGQVRSVQVHRLLATGGVDERMVKLLENKSRLFDAYARRSATAEATPDAVDVSDTSLARRIVEDEQARLAMGA from the coding sequence ATGGGGCGGCGGGAGCGGGGGGTTGTTGGTGGGGGCGTGTGGCTGGAGGGGGCCGCGCGGGGAGTTGTCGGGGATCATGCCCGGGCCGTTGAGGCCGTCAGGGGCGCTTTGCAGCCGATTCATGAGGCCGAGGCCGCACAGGCCTTGGGGGCTATTTCTGTTGCTCGGCTCAAGGACGTCACCGAGGGGCGGTTGAGGCTCGGGGAGGTGGAGAGGAGCGGGCTGTCCTCCGTTCTTCAGGTTCTTGAGGCCGGGACCTATCGGTTGCGGCAGATTCCCGGCGTGGGGGAACAGACCGCCAATCAGTTGGTCGCTGCCGCTCGGCAGATTTCCGATGCCGTCCGGGAGACCGTCGCCGTCCACATCGATGTGGACCGGCCCGAGCCGCGTACCACCGCACTCGTCACCGCCCTGCATGTTCTGGTGGAGGCGGGGCCCGAGGCACGGCGTGCCGTCGAGACCGCAGCGGCTCTTGCCGAGCGGCTCGGTCCGTTGCTGGCCGACGCTCGGCCGGCCGCCGGGCGGCTTCGGATGCTGCTGGTCGGGAAGGCCAAGCGGGCGCGGGCACTTGAGGCTGTTGCGGAGATCCGCGAGCTGACCGAGGAGGCGGTGCGCGCCGGGCACCCGGAGCTGCTCGCCCAGGCGTCGGTGGACCTGTTGCGCGGTTCCTCGGACGACGTGGCCGCCTGGGTCGACTTCGAGCTGCGGTCCGCCGAGTACTACAGCCTGCTTGCCGAGATCTCGGGGCACGCCCCCGACACGGCCGCCTCCGAAGGGTTCCTGCCCGACGAGGTCGCCGAACGGGTCCGCGGCCAGGCGCTCGACGACACGCGGCGCCGGGTGTCGCTGCGCGGCTACCAGGCCTTCGGCGCCCGGTTCGCCCTCGCCCAGCGCAAGGTGCTCCTCGGCGACGAGATGGGGCTCGGCAAGACCATCCAGGCCATCGCCGCCCTGGCGCATCTCGCCGCCGAGGGCAGGAGCCACTTCATGGTCGTCTGCCCGGCGAGCGTGCTGATCAACTGGACGCGCGAGATCGAGTCCCGCAGCAAGCTGCGCGTCCTGCCCCTGCACGGCCCCGACCGGCAGGACGCGTACGCCGACTGGAAGGGCCGCGGCGGTGTCGGTGTGACCACCTTCGACGCGCTGCGCCGCTTCCCCGTCCCAGGCGGCGGCGAGCTCGGCATGCTGGTCGTGGACGAGGCGCACTACGTGAAGAATCCGCAGACCCGCCGCTCCCGCACCGTCGCCGAGTGGGCCGAGCGCTGCGAACGCGTGCTCTTCATGAGCGGTACGCCGATGGAGAACCGCGTCGCCGAGTTCCGCAACCTCGTGCAGATCCTCCGGCCCGATCTGGCCGACGTCGTCGGCGACCGCGACGCAGTGGCCGGCTCGAAGGCCTTCCGCAAGGCCGTCGCCCCCGTCTATCTCCGCCGCAACCAGCAGGACGTACTGACCGAACTCCCGGCGCTCCAACACACCGACGAATGGGAGGAGTTGAGCGCGTCGGACGAGGAGGCCTATCGGGAGGCGGTCCGGGCCGGGAACTTCATGGCGATGCGCCGTGCGGCCTACGCGCGGCCCGAGTCGTCGGCGAAGCTGAACCGGCTGCGCGAGATCGTCGAGGACGCGGCGGAGAACGGGCTGAAGGTCGTGGTGTTCTCCACCTTCCGTGACGTTCTCACCGTGGTGAAGGACGCGCTCGACGGCGCTGCCCTGTTCGGCCCGATCTCGGGGAGCGTGCCGCCCGCGCGCAGGCAGCAGCTCGTCGACGAGTTCGCCGCCGTGTCCGGTCACGCGGTGCTCCTGGCGCAGATCGAGGCCGGGGGCGTGGGGCTCAACATGCAGGCCGCGACCGTCGTGATCATCTGCGAGCCCCAGGTCAAGCCGACCGTCGAGCACCAGGCCGTGGCGCGCGCCCATCGCATGGGGCAGGTGCGCTCGGTCCAGGTCCACCGGCTGCTCGCCACAGGGGGCGTGGACGAGCGCATGGTGAAGCTCCTTGAGAACAAGTCCCGGCTCTTCGACGCCTACGCGCGCCGTAGCGCGACGGCCGAGGCGACCCCCGACGCCGTGGACGTCTCCGATACGTCGCTGGCCCGCCGGATCGTGGAGGACGAGCAGGCTCGGCTCGCCATGGGCGCGTAA
- a CDS encoding Lrp/AsnC family transcriptional regulator: MTHPVPATPTAAANAPAPLDPLDRRIVAALQIDGRASWRRIAAAIGEPERKVARRGLRLLESGDVAVRGLVVRGETVILRMTCRPGSVRDAAVAAARRADCIFSYALAGPVDCVAELQFPQGQLGPLMLDEVPALPGLVSQSVSPVLRYFRTVHEWSPGILGAGEIEALGGPSGIVDEIGLPEVEVGPEEHAILGALAEDGRRTHEDLAAVAGVSVATARRRVETLTRDGHVSIRAAVEPALLGLPVEALLWIRTRPDEVEKVGRLLVESPLVRYAAVVMGEHQLLVDVTQPSKAALYEFLTASPWVRHVEAVQSHLVVDAFKRSGVEFPTSS, translated from the coding sequence GTGACGCACCCAGTACCGGCCACTCCGACCGCAGCCGCGAACGCCCCCGCCCCCCTTGACCCCCTCGACCGGCGCATCGTTGCCGCCCTTCAGATCGATGGGCGGGCGTCGTGGCGGCGGATCGCGGCCGCGATCGGGGAGCCCGAGCGGAAGGTGGCGCGGCGGGGGCTGCGGTTGCTGGAGAGCGGGGACGTGGCCGTGCGGGGGCTCGTCGTGCGGGGCGAGACCGTGATTCTGCGGATGACGTGCCGGCCGGGATCGGTGCGGGACGCGGCCGTGGCGGCGGCCCGGCGCGCTGACTGCATCTTCTCGTACGCACTTGCCGGACCCGTCGACTGTGTGGCCGAACTTCAGTTTCCTCAGGGGCAGTTGGGGCCGCTGATGCTCGACGAGGTGCCCGCGCTGCCGGGTCTCGTCTCGCAGAGCGTGTCGCCGGTGCTGCGGTACTTCAGGACCGTGCACGAGTGGTCGCCGGGGATCCTCGGCGCCGGGGAGATCGAGGCCCTCGGCGGGCCGTCGGGCATCGTCGACGAGATCGGGCTCCCGGAGGTCGAGGTCGGGCCCGAGGAGCACGCGATCCTGGGGGCGCTCGCCGAGGACGGGCGGCGTACGCACGAGGACCTGGCCGCCGTCGCCGGGGTCTCCGTGGCGACCGCCCGCCGCCGCGTCGAGACGCTCACCCGCGACGGGCACGTGAGCATCCGGGCCGCCGTCGAGCCCGCGCTGCTCGGTCTCCCGGTCGAGGCGCTCCTGTGGATCAGGACCCGCCCCGACGAGGTCGAGAAGGTGGGGCGGCTGCTCGTGGAGTCGCCGCTCGTGCGGTACGCGGCCGTGGTCATGGGTGAGCATCAGCTCCTGGTCGACGTGACGCAGCCGTCGAAGGCCGCGCTGTACGAGTTCCTGACCGCCTCGCCCTGGGTGCGGCATGTGGAGGCCGTGCAGTCGCATCTGGTGGTCGACGCGTTCAAGCGCAGTGGCGTGGAGTTTCCGACGTCCAGTTGA